The following nucleotide sequence is from Drosophila simulans strain w501 chromosome 3L, Prin_Dsim_3.1, whole genome shotgun sequence.
GACGCAAGGTGAAGAAAGTGAATCGAATGACTGCACAAATTAATTCTGGGCAGTCAATTGTGGAGCCCCACTTAATTTGGCAAGTCAAGTGGGCTGCTCTTGGACATTCCAGCAACATAAACATGTCACTTCTGACATCATAGGTAACACTTAGTAAGAAACATGTTTTTGGGGTGGATTCAATGTAGCAAATATGTTATTACAAAGTCATTCTTTGTAAAAGAAGTCAAGACATTCTAATATTCTAAGCTTTAAATACTTGGTAATTCATTAGGACACTTAACGGGGACTTATAGAATAATCTTAACTAGCTAGCTCTAGCTCTTCTAGCTCTGAGTCATCTAAATTTATTatagtataattttaatttataagacTAGATTTAAGTGTGATTTCAAATCAAGAAGAAACATTCTTAGTAGTCAATAATTCGGTCTTCGTTTATATATACTTTCTTGTCCATAATCTAAGTGCCAAGTAACAGAAGAGCTGTAACGAATGAGCTTTCGTTACTAAGTTTTGCTTATATAGCGAAAGCTTTCCACACATGGTGGTGGAACAGGGAAACTCAAGCTATGTAAGCAGTGTTTCAGACTAGTGTCGAATGTAAGGATGTGCGCCCTGACTATTTCAGTTTGTAGAGAAGCAGTGGCATAGCCGaaatctaaaattaaatagttGAAAGTGACGATAATGGAATTAACACAAAACCGCTGCGCAGAGTAAAGGTGAACTAGATGTATGAGCGCGATAAGGCCGCAGTATCAGACCACGGACCCTGTTCATGCGATAGACCCAGACCAGACCCCATTATAATGGGTAATCACCACGGACGGCGATCCGCCGCCTACTCATCCAATCCGGGGTCCAAGGTACACGGCGTACAGCAAACATTACGTAGTTTCCAAGCGATTCAGAGTTATTTTGACGCCGGCCGTAGAAAAGTGATCCATAAAATTGATCGATAAGCCGAATGTCAGCCTTATCGCCAATGTCCAACAGAGAGAAGCCAACTCGATTCGACTGGGAGAGGAGAGTACCTGGTGCAGACACATTACGAGTAAACGATCATATCTCCGTTCTCGAGCATTAGCATCGGACATGGCTTATCCATACGTGTATGTGGGGCTTATCAGTGGCAGGTCGCCCCGGGCTGAAAACAGCTCGATTTCAGTTGGATTTCAGCAGCGGAGCAGACCAGTCGGTTCGCGATCAGTGCAAATAAACAGATCCACGTGCCGAGCATAGAAACTAGCCAGTGAATACATCACCAGATCGGCAATAAAACACGCAGTGACTGATAAGAGTgcaggcaataaaataaaaacaaatcagaTAGACAAAATACGGCACTACGGATACAGGCATTTCTAAACAGCCAAGATGATGTCACATACTGTGAGGTGCGTTTCGTGTTCCCTCTGATGAGCCGAACTCCAATACTAATTCCACGGGTATTCCTTTCAACAGGGTCTTCAAGATGATGTACATTGTGGCGGGCATCCTCATCAGCAATGCGGAGATCTGCGACACAGTGGACCGCATCCAAATAGCGCCACGCGTCGACCTCAAGCCGGAATACGATCAGAAGTACTTGACCTCCGGAGGCAATAGCCCCGGCTCCCGATCCCGCACCCACTCTCGACAGAATTCCGGAAGCGGGTCCGGGTCGGAGGAAGGATCCCCCACCAAGCGGCGGAGAGTCAGCGTTTCCGGTATCGCGGGGGGCGTGGTCAGGGGCGTCACTAGCCAGGTCACCAAGAGAGTGGGCCACCGCTTCGTCTGGCTATCCGACATCCGGCTCATCCTCCGGCAATGGCGACTCCTGGCCCTCAGCTTCAACCTCTGGACCATTCCCAACTTCTTGGTGCAGTGCCTCACCAGCTACATGAGCAAGAAGCTGCTCATCAATAGCGACTGTGATATGATCTACAAGTAGGATTAGGATATGGGATATTGAGTAGTAGGACAGCGCACCGAGAGGTTGCAATTTATTGTTACTTTAGTTTTTACATAGCTTTAAGATCTGAATAAACAACTGCTAGACATAGATAAAGATACATGTGCATATTTAAAAGGTGTGTCTGCAGTACAATTCACTTGGCTTCCTTCCGGAAATACAATAAGTTCTTAAGATATCGGAGACTTCGCGGGTATTATAATTTGTCTAGTTCCCTACAATTTGAGTATATTTTGTTGAGATTTCATAAAAAGATTTGCCTAATATCTTGagcttgtatatatatttttgtatatatagaaCTTCTGTTTACACGATAGTTTAACATGGATTTTTGAATACTCAAAAGATgatcgaaaatattttaatttgccaagtGAATTATACTGCTCTGTGGTCCCGAGAATCTGTTCCCTTAAGGTTTCATTGCTGTCCATGTTCATTCCTAATCTCCCTCCGCCGTAGAGTTATCCGAGTTGTCCGGGCTGCACGGACTTCCGCCTCCGCCAGAAGCTCCACCTCTCACATTCAGGCTGTTGTGGAGCATGTTAGCGATGCTGTCCACATCCAGGTTCTCGTCCGTGGCGGAGATCTTTCGCAGGGCCGAGCAGACGATGCTGAGATCGCCTCTGAGTTCGCTGACCACCGCTGTGATCTTCTTGGCATTCGACAGGACTTCAACACTCATCGTGTACGGGTTGTAGCGCACTCCAAATGGCCGCTGGATGCTCTCGGCAAAAGCTCTTTAAACAAAGATTAATTAATTCGTTTGAAAAGTGGTTTCCAGTGTAGCCAAGCCACCTCATCTGCTCCTTGGCCTCCTCGAAGGAATCGGTGTAGTAGTACGCATTCTGGTAGGAGGTGATGATGCACTCCTCCTGGCACGTCACCTCCGGGTCGAACTTCTTTATCTTATTCTC
It contains:
- the LOC6736290 gene encoding uncharacterized protein LOC6736290; protein product: MMSHTVRVFKMMYIVAGILISNAEICDTVDRIQIAPRVDLKPEYDQKYLTSGGNSPGSRSRTHSRQNSGSGSGSEEGSPTKRRRVSVSGIAGGVVRGVTSQVTKRVGHRFVWLSDIRLILRQWRLLALSFNLWTIPNFLVQCLTSYMSKKLLINSDCDMIYK